The DNA sequence AAGGGTTCATTACACTTCCTCTAACTTGTGGCCTACGTCCTAGCCATCTGCGACGTCCAGCCTTACCCAAACTTGTATTTCTAATTTCTGAATTCCCTACTTCCCCAAGAGTTGCATAGCACTCACGTCTTATTAACCGTACCTCTGTTGAAGGGAGTCTTAATGCGACATAATCTCCTTCTTTCGCCATAACTTGAGCACTAGCACCAGCACTTCGAACCATTTGCCCCCCTCGTCCGGCATATAACTCAACACAATGAACACTCGATCCCAAAGGGATAGCTGAAAGTGGCATCGCATTGCCCGTTTCAATCGGAACCTTTGGTCCAGATATCACTTCTTGACCAATAGCAATGCCTGCAGGAGCAAGGATATAACGCTTTTCCCCATCAGAGTAAAAAAGCAATGCAAGTCTTGCATTCCTATGAGGGTCATAGTGTATTGCCGCTACTTTTGCTGGAACGTCATGTTTATTACGACGAAAGTCAACGATTCTATAAAGACGCTTATGTCCTCCCCCTCGATGTCGGCAAGTAATTACACCTCTATTATTCCTTCCTTTAAGCCGATGTTTAGAAACGACCAAGGATCGTTCTG is a window from the Prochlorococcus marinus str. MIT 9211 genome containing:
- the rplB gene encoding 50S ribosomal protein L2, producing MAIRTFRPYTPGTRTRVVTDFNELTGRKPERSLVVSKHRLKGRNNRGVITCRHRGGGHKRLYRIVDFRRNKHDVPAKVAAIHYDPHRNARLALLFYSDGEKRYILAPAGIAIGQEVISGPKVPIETGNAMPLSAIPLGSSVHCVELYAGRGGQMVRSAGASAQVMAKEGDYVALRLPSTEVRLIRRECYATLGEVGNSEIRNTSLGKAGRRRWLGRRPQVRGSVMNPCDHPHGGGEGRAPVGRAGPVTPWGKPALGLKTRKRNKPSNRFVLRKRRRVSKRSRGGRDS